From the genome of Papaver somniferum cultivar HN1 chromosome 2, ASM357369v1, whole genome shotgun sequence, one region includes:
- the LOC113349800 gene encoding protein CHAPERONE-LIKE PROTEIN OF POR1, chloroplastic-like — MSVSGLSCNSPRCFLRPTTLTRGLRSPCDRVSLLTRSSSNFIKNIQPLRINSGNYWISHPWKPKVKQTYRIKSAIDTSFGGDMTGDSAGANIFPRINIKDPYKRLGISKEASEDEIQAARTFLMNRYGGNQQSAVSIESAHDKIIMQKFHERRRPKLNIKKKVRDVTQSRVVQAVTSRFQTPSTNYILKTAAVFVVLGVLTVLYPTEEGPTLQVAISLLATIYFIYDRLKSRMRAFLYGAGAFAVSWLLGTFLMVSVIPPVLRGPRSLEVTTSLLSYVLLWVSSAYLK; from the exons ATGTCCGTTTCGGGATTGAGTTGTAATTCTCCAAGATGCTTTCTTCGCCCTACTACACTCACAAGAGGATTACGAAGTCCTTGTGATAGAGTTTCTCTCCTTACTCGTAGTAGTAGtaatttcatcaagaatatacaACCTCTTCGTATCAACAG CGGGAATTACTGGATTTCTCATCcatggaaaccaaaggttaaGCAAACTTACAGAATAAAGAGTGCTATAGATACTTCATTTGGTGGTGATATGACTGGCGACTCTGCTG GTGCAAATATCTTTCCGAGAATCAACATTAAGGACCCATACAAAAGGCTTGGTATCAGTAAGGAGGCTTCTGAAGATGAAATTCAGGCTGCAAGAACTTTTCTGATGAATAGATATGGAGGAAACCAACAAAGTGCTGTTTCAATAGAGTCGGCCCATGACAAGATAATCATGCAGAAGTTTCACGAAAGGAGAAGGCCGAAACTGAATATCAAGAAAAAAGTCAGAGATGTTACACAATCACGCGTTGTGCAGGCTGTTACCAGTAGGTTTCAAACTCCTTCCACCAACTACATACTAAAGACAGCTGCCGTGTTTGTGGTACTCGGTGTTCTTACTGTTCTGTATCCGACGGAAGAAGGACCTACTTTACAAGTAGCCATTTCCTTGTTGGCAACGATATACTTCATATATGATCGACTAAAGAGCCGAATGCGAGCTTTCTTATACGG AGCTGGGGCATTTGCTGTTTCATGGCTTCTGGGGACCTTTCTAATGGTATCTGTGATTCCTCCAGTCCTTCGTGGCCCAAGGAGTTTGGAAGTGACTACATCTCTTCTATCATATGTGCTTTTATGGGTTTCTTCTGCTTACCTGAAATAA
- the LOC113349801 gene encoding fructose-bisphosphate aldolase 1, chloroplastic-like, translated as MASASLFKSSAVLDKSDFFKGQSLRQPSACVGRRNAVAPSALTVRAGSYADELVKTAKSIATPGRGIMAMDESNATCGKRLASIGLENTEANRQAYRTLLVSAPGLGNYVSGAILFEETLYQSTVDGKKIVDILAEQNIIPGIKTDKGLVPLAGSNDESWCQGLDGLSSRSAAYYQQGARFCKWRTVVSIPNGPSALAVKEAAWGLARYAAISQDNGLVPIVEPEILLDGEHGIERTFEVAQQVWAEVFFYLAQNNVMYEGILLKPSMVTPGAECKERNTPEQVADYTLKLLNRRIPPAVPGIMFLSGGQSEVEATLNLNAMNQSPNPWHVSFSYARALQNTCLKTWGGRPENVKAAQDALLTRAKANSLAQLGKYTGEGESDESKEGMYVKNYSY; from the exons ATGGCTTCAGCTTCTCTCTTCAAATCATCTGCAGTTCTTGACAAATCTGACTTTTTTAAGGGTCAGTCCCTTCGCCAACCTTCAGCCTGTGTTGGTAGACGCAATGCTGTCGCTCCTTCAGCTCTTACCGTTAGAGCTGGTTCTTATGCTGATGAGCTTGTCAAAACCGCG AAATCTATTGCAACTCCTGGACGTGGAATCATGGCCATGGATGAGTCAAATGCAACCTGTGGTAAGCGTCTTGCATCAATCGGGTTGGAAAACACCGAAGCAAACCGTCAGGCATACAGGACCCTCCTTGTAAGTGCTCCAGGTCTAGGCAACTACGTCTCTGGTGCTATCCTCTTCGAGGAGACACTCTACCAAAGCACAGTCGATGGTAAAAAGATAGTCGACATTCTTGCTGAACAGAACATCATCCCCGGTATTAAAACCGACAAG GGTTTGGTACCATTGGCAGGTTCCAACGATGAGTCATGGTGCCAGGGTCTTGATGGCCTATCTTCTCGTTCTGCTGCTTACTACCAACAGGGAGCTCGTTTCTGCAAATG GCGTACAGTAGTGAGCATTCCTAACGGTCCATCAGCACTAGCAGTCAAAGAAGCAGCCTGGGGTCTTGCTCGCTACGCTGCCATTTCTCAA GACAACGGTTTGGTCCCAATTGTGGAACCCGAGATTTTGCTTGATGGTGAACACGGAATTGAGAGGACCTTCGAGGTAGCCCAACAGGTATGGGCAGAGGTATTTTTTTACCTTGCACAGAACAATGTCATGTATGAAGGTATCCTCCTCAAGCCTAGCATGGTCACTCCCGGTGCTGAGTGCAAGGAAAGAAACACACCCGAACAGGTTGCTGATTACACCCTCAAGCTTCTTAACCGAAGAATTCCTCCAGCTGTCCCTGGTATCATG TTCTTGTCTGGTGGGCAATCCGAAGTCGAAGCAACATTGAACTTGAACGCAATGAACCAATCCCCTAACCCATGGCATGTATCATTCTCATATGCTAGAGCACTTCAAAACACCTGTTTGAAGACATGGGGAGGAAGACCCGAAAACGTGAAGGCAGCTCAGGATGCCCTGCTCACTCGTGCCAAGGCCAACTCCCTAGCTCAGCTCGGTAAATACACTGGAGAGGGAGAGTCTGACGAATCCAAGGAAGGTATGTACGTGAAGAATTACTCCTACTAA